In Bradyrhizobium sp. CCBAU 051011, the following are encoded in one genomic region:
- a CDS encoding OB-fold-containig protein, producing the protein MSALTDILLAPDVRPFAVAAAIMLALGGIELLATLVGFSLSHIGKDIGVETDSESGLGGLFLWINAGRLPLLILIILALGVFSIAGFFLQGLAHGIGISIPAAIAALAAAALSLPAIRVTSRGVARVIPRDETYAVDEADFIGHVAEVSVGPLDQGLPGRVRLKDVFGNWHSLVARASPESTPLPVGASVLLVDRDAKSFIAISAPADLIAQRSDRV; encoded by the coding sequence ATGAGTGCCCTGACCGACATCCTGCTGGCGCCGGACGTGCGGCCCTTTGCCGTGGCCGCGGCGATCATGCTGGCGCTCGGCGGCATCGAACTGCTGGCAACGCTGGTCGGATTTTCGCTGAGCCACATCGGCAAGGACATCGGGGTCGAGACCGACAGTGAAAGCGGCCTCGGCGGCCTGTTCCTCTGGATCAATGCGGGACGTCTGCCGCTGTTGATCCTGATCATCCTCGCGCTCGGCGTGTTCTCGATTGCGGGTTTCTTTCTGCAGGGCCTCGCGCATGGCATCGGAATCTCGATTCCGGCCGCGATCGCGGCCCTTGCCGCTGCAGCCCTCAGCCTTCCCGCCATCCGCGTCACCAGCCGCGGCGTCGCCCGTGTGATTCCGCGCGACGAGACCTATGCGGTCGACGAGGCCGACTTCATCGGGCACGTCGCCGAAGTTTCGGTCGGGCCGCTCGACCAGGGGCTGCCCGGCCGCGTTCGTCTCAAGGATGTCTTCGGCAACTGGCATTCTCTCGTCGCACGCGCCAGTCCCGAATCCACGCCGCTTCCGGTCGGCGCCAGCGTGCTGCTGGTCGACCGTGACGCCAAGAGTTTTATCGCTATCTCCGCACCCGCCGACCTCATTGCACAACGATCAGACAGGGTTTAA
- a CDS encoding MFS transporter: MSPDPTPRLPATFNRLAWSNLAAQSAEQIALAAAPIVAVLLLGVGEGQTGLLQTALTLPFILFAIPAGLLADRVSRRWVMAGSEALRAAALAAILLLLWLGQMTLPLLSLLGFIAVCGTVAYSVAAPALVPSLVNSEQLPAANARIELARTVAFASGPALGGVLVGWVGAAPAFGVAAALSVIAVVLLSGIYEPARAPAPRRHPLQEIREGAAFVLHHPLLRPVFITQFIFNTASFLLLAVFVPYAVRHLGLSATGVGVTLGMYGVGMVAGALSATRVMKRLAFGTVIGLGPVTGFIAAAVMALTTVVPAAWLAGLSFFLLGAGPILWVISTTTLRQSVTPPSLLGRVSAINIMSYGARPLGSALGAIVGGLYSAEACLYLAAVIFAAQALVILLSPAVSLARQPDMVGEPARC, translated from the coding sequence ATGTCACCCGACCCGACGCCTCGCCTGCCCGCCACCTTCAACCGTCTGGCCTGGTCGAACCTCGCAGCCCAGTCGGCCGAGCAGATTGCGCTGGCCGCAGCGCCGATCGTCGCCGTGCTCCTGCTCGGCGTTGGCGAAGGCCAGACTGGCCTGCTGCAGACGGCGTTGACGCTGCCCTTCATCCTGTTTGCGATTCCCGCGGGCCTCCTTGCCGACCGCGTCTCGCGGCGCTGGGTGATGGCGGGCTCGGAGGCGCTGCGGGCAGCCGCGCTTGCCGCAATCCTGCTGCTGCTCTGGCTCGGACAAATGACGCTGCCCCTGCTGTCGCTGCTTGGCTTCATCGCGGTATGCGGCACGGTCGCCTACAGCGTCGCCGCGCCCGCGCTGGTGCCGTCGCTGGTCAATTCAGAGCAATTGCCCGCGGCGAACGCGCGGATCGAACTGGCGCGCACGGTGGCGTTTGCGAGCGGCCCCGCGCTCGGCGGTGTGCTGGTCGGATGGGTCGGCGCCGCGCCTGCGTTCGGCGTTGCCGCGGCGCTATCCGTGATCGCAGTCGTGCTGCTGTCAGGCATCTATGAGCCGGCGCGCGCGCCTGCCCCGCGCCGCCATCCGCTGCAGGAGATCAGGGAAGGCGCGGCGTTCGTGCTGCACCATCCGCTGCTGCGGCCGGTGTTCATCACGCAGTTCATCTTCAACACGGCGTCGTTCCTGCTGCTCGCCGTGTTCGTGCCCTATGCCGTTCGCCATCTCGGGCTATCTGCCACCGGCGTCGGCGTGACGCTCGGGATGTATGGCGTCGGCATGGTGGCCGGCGCGCTCTCGGCCACGCGGGTGATGAAGCGCCTCGCCTTCGGCACCGTGATCGGGCTTGGGCCGGTGACCGGCTTCATCGCGGCGGCCGTGATGGCGCTGACCACGGTCGTTCCGGCGGCATGGCTTGCAGGCCTGAGCTTCTTCCTGCTCGGCGCCGGTCCGATCCTCTGGGTGATCTCGACCACGACGCTGCGCCAATCGGTGACACCGCCCTCGCTGCTCGGCCGCGTCTCCGCCATCAACATCATGAGCTACGGCGCCCGCCCGCTCGGCTCGGCGCTCGGCGCCATCGTCGGCGGCCTCTACAGCGCCGAAGCCTGCCTCTATCTGGCAGCCGTCATCTTCGCCGCGCAGGCGCTGGTGATCCTGCTCTCACCCGCGGTCTCGCTGGCGCGGCAGCCGGACATGGTGGGTGAGCCGGCGCGCTGCTAG
- a CDS encoding flotillin family protein: MWELAVPVAIGVIVVLVIGLLLAKLYRRSTRDEAYVRTGLGGQKVVLDGGSIVLPVFHSVAAVNLKTLRLEVARGGPDSMITKDRMRVDIGAEFYLRVKPDSSSIALAAQTLGSRTQNGGELRELIEAKFVDGLRSVAATMNLEELQEQRATFVKSVQEAVGADIQNNGLELESVSLTRLDQSDIKHFNPSNFFDAHGLTTLTKITREREQERNQIVRTTEVNIAQQDLVARQTTLTIEATKREAELAQQRDIANKTAAMRAQTAQVEQTAVQNEAEYRIQQELAVANKQTEANQLRDTRKIEADLAVKRRNTEMERDLQIVAQESAIAIATKSKEQSEAQTVAETARALAIAAEEKVTTAKAVEIAERDKIINVIAARKAAETEAMPITVMAEAENQAANNKAEAITMLAKADADAAITRAAGVKSLGQAEAEVAALKAEARNKLSQAIVDYDLTLARINVIPNALAEAVKPIEKISDIRIFDTGGMLGRGGGNGAMNGHSNGLGLGDGLAAQLLSVSAFKPIIDKILAEGGFAAGPDALTSLTNALAAQQLAAPPAELPAVLDEDDDEVATPPATISGTGKATLGPKT; this comes from the coding sequence ATGTGGGAACTTGCAGTACCCGTCGCTATTGGCGTCATTGTCGTTCTTGTTATCGGTCTCCTGCTTGCAAAACTCTACCGCCGCTCGACGCGTGACGAAGCCTATGTCCGCACCGGTCTCGGCGGCCAGAAAGTCGTCCTCGACGGCGGCTCCATCGTCCTCCCGGTTTTTCACTCCGTCGCCGCGGTCAATCTGAAGACGCTGCGGCTGGAAGTCGCCCGCGGCGGCCCGGACTCGATGATCACCAAGGACCGCATGCGCGTCGACATCGGTGCCGAGTTCTATCTGCGAGTCAAACCCGATAGCTCCTCGATCGCGCTCGCTGCGCAGACGCTGGGCAGCCGCACCCAAAATGGCGGCGAGCTGCGCGAGCTGATCGAAGCCAAGTTCGTCGACGGCCTGCGTTCGGTGGCCGCCACCATGAATCTCGAAGAGCTGCAGGAGCAGCGCGCCACCTTCGTGAAGTCAGTGCAGGAGGCGGTCGGCGCCGACATCCAGAACAACGGCCTCGAACTCGAGTCGGTGTCGCTGACGCGGCTCGACCAGAGCGACATCAAGCATTTCAATCCGAGCAACTTCTTCGACGCGCACGGTCTGACGACGCTGACCAAGATCACAAGGGAGCGCGAACAGGAGCGCAACCAGATCGTCCGCACCACCGAGGTCAATATCGCGCAGCAGGACCTCGTCGCCCGCCAGACCACGCTGACGATCGAGGCCACCAAGCGCGAAGCGGAACTGGCGCAGCAGCGCGACATCGCCAACAAGACCGCCGCGATGCGCGCGCAGACCGCGCAGGTCGAGCAGACCGCGGTGCAGAACGAGGCCGAGTATCGAATCCAGCAGGAACTTGCTGTCGCCAACAAGCAGACCGAAGCCAACCAGTTGCGCGACACCCGCAAGATCGAGGCCGATCTCGCCGTGAAACGGCGCAACACCGAAATGGAGCGCGACTTGCAGATCGTGGCGCAGGAAAGCGCGATCGCGATTGCCACCAAGAGCAAGGAGCAATCCGAGGCGCAGACGGTTGCCGAAACCGCGCGTGCGCTGGCAATTGCGGCCGAGGAAAAGGTCACCACCGCCAAAGCCGTCGAAATCGCCGAGCGCGACAAGATCATCAACGTGATCGCGGCGCGCAAGGCCGCCGAGACCGAGGCGATGCCGATCACCGTGATGGCGGAGGCCGAGAACCAGGCCGCGAACAACAAGGCGGAGGCCATCACCATGCTGGCCAAGGCCGACGCCGATGCCGCGATCACGCGCGCGGCCGGCGTCAAGTCGCTCGGCCAGGCCGAGGCCGAGGTGGCGGCGCTGAAGGCGGAAGCCCGCAACAAGCTCTCCCAGGCGATCGTCGACTACGATCTCACGCTGGCGCGCATCAACGTGATCCCGAACGCGCTGGCCGAAGCGGTCAAGCCGATCGAGAAGATCTCGGACATCCGGATCTTCGACACCGGCGGCATGCTCGGCCGCGGCGGCGGCAACGGCGCCATGAACGGCCACAGCAACGGTCTCGGCCTCGGCGACGGCCTTGCCGCACAACTGCTGTCGGTCTCGGCGTTCAAGCCGATCATCGACAAGATTCTGGCCGAAGGCGGTTTTGCCGCCGGTCCTGACGCGCTGACCAGCCTGACCAATGCGCTCGCCGCGCAGCAACTGGCCGCTCCTCCGGCCGAACTGCCCGCCGTGCTTGATGAAGATGACGATGAGGTGGCGACGCCGCCCGCGACGATCTCCGGAACAGGCAAGGCGACGCTCGGACCCAAGACGTAA